Proteins from one Salarias fasciatus chromosome 14, fSalaFa1.1, whole genome shotgun sequence genomic window:
- the LOC115399965 gene encoding odorant receptor 131-2-like, producing the protein MANNGSLGVGQPFQAMDEQIMAVQVLIAVFLSINIVLLTTFFMKEIFYTTMRYIFFATTLMSDCLILVLTDAMLLQVYFNLKIPVGLCCFLTILSILYTLVTPFTLTAMSLERYVAICMPLRHAELCSPRSTLNCILIIHGLSSLPSIITFVIVFASAPLSFYQQNTVCILKIFTFHKWKNELLAAINQFYFISMCITVIYCYVQIMKVAKTASGEDKKSVWKGIKTVALHAFQLLLCLIQLWCPFIENAVFEINRKAYTIIRYFNYVVFYLASRCLSPLVYGLRDESFYLALKHYVYNCSFINFHQR; encoded by the exons ATGGCTAATAACGGCTCACTGGGGGTTGGTCAACCCTTCCAAGCCATGGATGAGCAAATTATGGCAGTTCAGGTTCTGATAGCTGTTTTCCTTTCCATCAACATTGTGCTGCTCACAACTTTTTTCATGAAGGAAATTTTTTACACCACCATGCgctacattttttttgccaccaCATTAATGTCTGACTGTCTGATCCTTGTTCTGACAGATGCCATGCTCTTACAGGTCTACTTCAATTTGAAGATTCCAGTGGGACTGTGCTGTTTTTTGACCATTTTGTCAATTTTGTACACGCTGGTCACTCCATTCACTCTGACGGCGATGAGCCTGGAGCGCTACGTGGCCATCTGCATGCCTCTGAGACACGCAGAGCTGTGCTCCCCACGCAGCACGTTGAACTGCATCCTCATCATTCACGGCCTCAGCTCTCTTCCCTCCATCATCACGTTTGTTATCGTCTTTGCATCGGCCCCGCTGAGTTTTTACCAACAAAACACCGTCTGCATTCTAAAAATCTTTACTTTCcacaaatggaaaaatgaactCCTGGCAGCGATAAATCAGTTCTACTTTATAAGCATGTGCATCACTGTTATATATTGTTATGTGCAGATAATGAAAGTAGCTAAAACTGCATCAGGGGAGGATAAGAAGTCGGTTTGGAAAGGCATCAAGACTGTGGCCCTTCATgctttccagctgctgctctgtctcATCCAGCTGTGGTGTCCATTCATAGAAAACGCTGTGTTTGAAATTAACAGGAAAGCATATACAATCATCAGGTACTTTAATTATGTTGTGTTTTATCTTGCTTCCAGATGTCTGAGTCCTCTGGTGTACGGCCTCAGAGATGAGAGCTTTTATCTTGCACTAAAACATTACG TATACAACTGTAGCTTCATTAACTTTCATCAGAGGTGA
- the LOC115400073 gene encoding odorant receptor 131-2-like, protein MANNSSSVVGQPFRMINEEVFLVQVLIAVFLFINIVLLTTFFMKEVFYTTMRYIFFATTLMSDCLILVLTDILLLQVYFSSKMQTGPCCFLIILSILYTLVTPFTLTAMSLERYVAICMPLRHAELCSPRSTLNCILIIHCLSSLPCIITFAIVFASAPLSFYQQNVLCSLQVFTFHMWQNELRAAINQFYFINMCITIIYCYVQIMKVAKTASGEDKKSVWKGIKTVALHAFQLLLCLIQLWCPFIENAVFKINKKVFVIIRYFNYIVFYLASRCLSPLVYGLRDESFYLALKHYALLGFRGKRCFH, encoded by the coding sequence ATGGCTAATAACAGCTCATCGGTGGTGGGTCAACCCTTTCGAATGATTAATGAGGAAGTTTTTTTAGTTCAGGTTCTGATAgctgttttcctcttcatcaaCATTGTGCTGCTCACAACCTTTTTCATGAAGGAAGTTTTTTACACCACCATGCgctacattttttttgccaccaCATTAATGTCTGACTGTCTGATCCTTGTTCTGACAGATATCTTGCTTTTACAGGTCTATTTCAGTTCCAAGATGCAAACAGGACCGTGTTgctttttgatcattttgtcAATTTTGTACACGCTGGTCACTCCATTCACTCTGACGGCGATGAGCCTGGAGCGCTACGTGGCCATCTGCATGCCTCTGAGACACGCAGAGCTGTGCTCCCCACGCAGCACTTTGAACTGCATCCTCATCATTCACTGCCTCAGCTCTCTACCCTGCATCATCACTTTTGCCATCGTCTTTGCATCGGCCCCGCTGAGTTTTTACCAACAAAATGTCCTTTGCTCCTTACAGGTTTTTACTTTCCACATGTGGCAAAATGAACTCCGGGCAGCGATAAATCAGTTCTACTTTATAAACATGTGTATCACTATTATATATTGTTATGTGCAGATAATGAAAGTAGCTAAAACTGCATCAGGGGAGGATAAGAAGTCAGTTTGGAAAGGCATCAAGACTGTGGCCCTTCATgctttccagctgctgctctgtctcATCCAGCTGTGGTGTCCATTCATAGAAAACGCTGTGTTTAAAATTAATAAGAAAGTATTCGTAATTATCAGGTACTTCAATTACATTGTGTTTTATCTTGCCTCCAGATGTCTGAGTCCTCTGGTGTACGGCCTCAGAGATGAGAGCTTTTATCTTGCACTGAAACATTACGCTCTCCTCGGCTTTAGagggaaaagatgttttcactga
- the LOC115400074 gene encoding odorant receptor 131-2-like, with the protein MANNSSSVVGQPFRTINEEVILVQVLIAVFLFINIVLLTTFFMKEVFYTTMRYIFFATTLMSDCLILVLTDVMLLQVFFNFKIPMGLCCILVILSILYTLVTPFTLTAMSLERYVAICMPLRHAELCSPRSTLNCILIIHGLSSLPSIITFAIVFASAPLSFYQQNAICTLNIFIFHRWQNELLAVINEFYFINMCITVIYCYVQIMKVAKTASGEDKKSVWKGIKTVVLHAFQLLLCLIQLWCPFIENAVFKINKKVFVIIRYFNYIVFYLASRCLSPLVYGLRDESFYLALKHYALLGFRGKRCFH; encoded by the coding sequence ATGGCTAATAACAGCTCATCGGTGGTGGGTCAACCCTTTCGAACGATTAATGAGGAAGTTATTTTAGTTCAGGTTCTGATagctgttttccttttcatcaaCATTGTGCTGCTCACAACCTTTTTCATGAAGGAAGTTTTTTACACCACCATGCgctacattttttttgccaccaCATTAATGTCTGACTGTCTGATCCTTGTTCTGACAGATGTCATGCTCTTACAGGTCTTCTTCAATTTCAAGATTCCAATGGGATTGTGTtgcattttagtcattttgtcAATTTTGTACACGCTGGTCACTCCATTCACTCTGACGGCGATGAGCCTGGAGCGCTACGTGGCCATCTGCATGCCTCTGAGACACGCAGAGCTGTGCTCCCCACGCAGCACTTTGAACTGCATCCTCATCATTCACGGCCTCAGCTCTCTTCCCTCCATCATCACGTTTGCCATCGTCTTTGCATCGGCCCCGCTGAGTTTTTACCAACAAAACGCCATCTGCACTCTAAATATCTTTATTTTCCACAGGTGGCAAAATGAACTCCTGGCAGTGATAAATGAGTTCTACTTTATAAACATGTGCATCACTGTTATATATTGTTATGTGCAGATAATGAAAGTAGCTAAAACTGCATCAGGGGAGGATAAGAAGTCGGTTTGGAAAGGCATCAAGACTGTGGTCCTTCATgctttccagctgctgctctgtctcATCCAGCTGTGGTGTCCATTCATAGAAAACGCTGTGTTTAAAATTAATAAGAAAGTATTCGTAATTATCAGGTACTTCAATTACATTGTGTTTTATCTTGCTTCCAGATGTCTGAGTCCTCTGGTGTACGGCCTCAGAGATGAGAGCTTTTATCTTGCACTGAAACATTACGCTCTCCTCGGTTTTAGAGGGAAAcgatgttttcactga
- the LOC115400075 gene encoding odorant receptor 131-2-like, with the protein MANNSSFTDGSTSRRRIDERVILVQVLVVVFLSINIMLIVTFFMKDVFYTTMRYILFAHALMSDCVTLFTTNLLLIFSFAGKPVHLWSCVTMFILTTVCNFLTPLTLTAMTLERYVAICMPLRHAELCSTRSTLQVFLIIYSLGLIPCFMNLLIFFVSVSSDFNKHMGMCQGEMFVVHEWQGHLRSAVNQFYFLVMFVIIAFSYIHITKVAKAASGENRTSSRKGLRTVLLHGFQLLLCLIQLFCPMVEAAILQTNIMLYKNFRYFNYIMFIVAPRCLSPLIYGVRDEKFFLALKYSILCGLLKNKL; encoded by the coding sequence ATGGCCAATAACAGCTCATTCACAGATGGTAGTACATCAAGACGGAGGATTGATGAGCGGGTGATTCTAGTTCAGGTTCtggtggttgtttttctttccatcaaCATCATGCTGATTGTGACCTTTTTTATGAAGGATGTTTTCTACACAACCATGCGCTACATCTTGTTTGCACATGCATTGATGTCTGATTGTGTCACTTTATTCACCACTAATTTGTTGCTGATCTTTAGTTTTGCTGGCAAACCTGTTCACCTGTGGTCATGTGTCACCATGTTCATATTGACAACTGTGTGTAATTTTCTCACGCCTCTCACTCTCACAGCAATGACACTGGAGCGATATGTGGCCATCTGCATGCCGCTGCGTCAcgcggagctgtgctccacCCGCAGCACCCTGCAGGTCTTCCTCATCATTTACAGCCTTGGCCTCATTCCTTGCTTTATgaatttgttgattttttttgtgtctgtctcctctgaCTTCAACAAACATATGGGGATGTGCCAGGGAGAGATGTTTGTTGTGCATGAATGGCAGGGTCACCTGAGGTCAGCGGTGAACCAGTTCTACTTCCTGGTCATGTTTGTAATAATAGCTTTCTCTTATATTCATATCACAAAAGTGGCCAAAGCAGCATCAGGAGAGAATAGAACGTCGTCCAGGAAAGGTCTCAGGACTGTTCTTCTTCAtggtttccagctgctgctgtgtctcaTCCAGCTGTTCTGTCCAATGGTAGAAGCTGCTATTCTTCAAACAAATATTATGTTGTATAAAAATTTCAGATACTTTAACTACATAATGTTTATTGTTGCTCCAAGATGTCTGAGTCCTCTCATTTATGGTGTGAGGGATGAAAAGTTTTTCCTTGCTCTAAAATACTCCATTCTCTGTGGCCTCTTAAAGAATAAATTGTGA